ACAAGAATACGAAACACAATTAGCCACTGTGACCACTCCTGACGCTGAATAATCTCAGTGCCAGATTGAATTTCCATTACCAATACCCCTTAAGAAATCTGCTTGAAGATACACATCAAAAGCAAATTTATCTCTTTAGCCATATTGTCAAGCACTAGAGGTTATAGATAGTATTATAAGCAAGAAATATACGAGATGAGGTAGTAGTAAAGCAGATTACTATGGGGCAGTTTACAGACACAATAATCAATAGTCTTCAGGCAATACTGAGTGGTGGAATCCAAAGAATACCGGGACTTCTGGGCGGTATTATTATTATTTTTCTGACTCGATATGTGACTGAGTTTTCCCAAAAGATTGTTCACAAAATAGCAGGGAAAACTGTCAAAAACAGGTCTTTGCGAATGCTTGCAGATAAAGCAAGTTATGTTGGGATTTGGGTTATTGGTGTCTTATTTGCCTGTGTCGTTGCCTTCCCCGGCCTCAAACTTGGAGACATCGTTGCCACCCTTGGAATTGGTTCCATTGCTGTTGGTTTTGCGTTCCAAGATATTGTGAAAAACTTTTTGGCTGGTATCATCCTTTTAGTAGAAGAACCGTTCCGTATTGGTGATGAAATCTCTGTCAATGGTTATAACGGTGTAATCCAAAGTATTAATATCCGTACGACTCATATTCGTAGCTATCAAGGCGAAAAGGTTTTACTGCCCAATGCCGATGTTTTTACCGATGCGGTGATGGTACAAACTGGCTACGATGCAAGGCGTACTGACTTGGGTGTAGGTGTTGATTACAATACGCCGCTGCCTGTTGCGAAGGATATTTTGTTTGATACGATTCGCTCGGTGGAAGGTGTCCTTGCGGATCCTGAGCCTGAAATTGATCTGGTGAATTTTGGGGATAGCTCCATCGATTTCATCGTTCGTTACTGGACTAAGCCTCAACAGAAAAATGTTCGTCAAGCTCAAACTAAGGCGATTTTAGGCATTAAAAAAGCCCTCGATCAGGCAGATATTAGTATTCCGTACCCTATCCGTACTCTCTACTATTTTAATCAAGATAAGTACGATGACTATATGCCTGAGCAGAATGGTAATCAGGTATCAGAGCAAGTCCACAATTAGATTAAAACCTGTGGCGATCGCCGCCATTTCAGAATCCCCATATTGGCTACCAGAAAAAAGCCGTGTGGGGAATTTATTTAGCGTGACTTGGGAGAAGCAATGCTGACACAAGACAAATTTGAAAAGTCCAACTGGTTAAGTACGGTTTTTCAACTGCAAGGCTCTGTTGTGTTGATGATTTTGCCGAGAATTTTCTTTTTCTGTGGCTTTACAGCAACGGTCACTTTTTTGTACATTCAAGGACGACCGATTTATTTGGAGAAACTAGGAGATTTAACCACAAATGTGATCTACAACCTAGTCTTAGGTTTACTAATCGTATTTCGTACAAATACTTCCTACGACAGGTTTTGGGAAGGACGCAAAGCTTGGGGTAGCATCGTTGTAAACAGTCGCAATTTAGCCCAAGAAATTCGTCTGGGAGTGCGGGCAGATCATGATAGTGATCAGACCCAAAAGCAAAGGGCATTAAAGCTAATCTCGGCATTTGCGATCGCCACAAAATTACATTTACGAGGGGCGGCCGTTGACGAAGACTTAAAAGCTTTAACGACAAAAACCCAAGCAGAAAAATTAGCCGAATCAGAACATCGCCCCTTTGATATCCAATTTTGGTTACGCTCTTACCTCAGCGACCAACTAGAAGCGCAGAAAATTAGCGATGGCCAATATAGTATGGTAAGCGCCATGCTAAACGACCTCATGGGCAGTGTCAGTAGCTGTGAAAGAATTCTGACGACACCGATTCCCATCACCTACCGCATGTATTTAAAGCGACTTATTTTAATTTATTGCTTTGGCTTACCATTCCGCATTATTCCCGACCTGACTTGGTGGTCAGTGCCCATTACCGGCGTTGTAAGCTTCCTCTTACTCGGCATTGAAGAGGTGGCTCGCGAGCTAGAAAATCCCTTTGGCTTTAACTTGAACGACCTGCCCCTTGATGATCTATGCAAAGTCATTGGCCGAGATGTTGAACACATAGCCGCCGACGAAAGGCCTGACAGTGCAACTTTCTCCGAAAAAATTAC
The sequence above is a segment of the [Limnothrix rosea] IAM M-220 genome. Coding sequences within it:
- a CDS encoding mechanosensitive ion channel family protein — its product is MLADKASYVGIWVIGVLFACVVAFPGLKLGDIVATLGIGSIAVGFAFQDIVKNFLAGIILLVEEPFRIGDEISVNGYNGVIQSINIRTTHIRSYQGEKVLLPNADVFTDAVMVQTGYDARRTDLGVGVDYNTPLPVAKDILFDTIRSVEGVLADPEPEIDLVNFGDSSIDFIVRYWTKPQQKNVRQAQTKAILGIKKALDQADISIPYPIRTLYYFNQDKYDDYMPEQNGNQVSEQVHN
- a CDS encoding bestrophin family protein, with protein sequence MLTQDKFEKSNWLSTVFQLQGSVVLMILPRIFFFCGFTATVTFLYIQGRPIYLEKLGDLTTNVIYNLVLGLLIVFRTNTSYDRFWEGRKAWGSIVVNSRNLAQEIRLGVRADHDSDQTQKQRALKLISAFAIATKLHLRGAAVDEDLKALTTKTQAEKLAESEHRPFDIQFWLRSYLSDQLEAQKISDGQYSMVSAMLNDLMGSVSSCERILTTPIPITYRMYLKRLILIYCFGLPFRIIPDLTWWSVPITGVVSFLLLGIEEVARELENPFGFNLNDLPLDDLCKVIGRDVEHIAADERPDSATFSEKITV